Below is a genomic region from Verrucomicrobiota bacterium.
CCAAATTAACTGGACTTGGGATGCTACTGAACTTTTTATTGGGGATGAACGCCGGGTTCCACCTGAACATCCAGATAGTCATTACAGGAACATCTGGGAGTCTTTCCATCCTAGAAGAGTCAAGCTACATCGCTGGAAAACAGAGGAAAGCGATTTGCAGAAAGTTGCTCAAATTTTTGAAAAAAATATGTCAACGATTTTAGGTAGACATCCTAAGTTTGATCTTGTTCTTTTGGGTGTTGGAAATGATGGACATACTGCTTCACTCTTTCCCGAGAGCCCTGCGCTCGAGGTAAAAAATAGCTATGCTGTCGCCAATCCTATCCAACAACAAAGCACCACTCGTTTAACCATTACGTATCCAGTTATTGAAAGAGCGCGTCAAGTTTGGTTCTTGGTTAAGGGTCAAGAGAAACAGCTGTGGATTGAGAAAATGAAATCAAGTCAAGATCCTACTTTCCCGGTCACACAAGCATTTCGATTATCTAATCAAGCACATATCTTTTACTGCACTCGTTAATAGACTGTGGCTGAGTGACAAAATTATCCTTTCCAGTTGATAAAAACGACCTATACCCCAATAGTAAATGGCAAGTAATCATACAAAGTCTAAAATTAAGGCTACTCCCTTTACCCTCGTCATATTTGGAGCTAGTGGAGATCTAACTTCTCGTAAACTGGTACCTGCGCTATTCGGCCTCTACAAAGAAGGTTTCTTACCAGATCAATTTAAAATTATCGGGTTTGCCCGGCGTGAAAAATCTGATGATTCTTTCCGCAATGAAATGCTAGAAGGAACACAGAAATTTTCTCGATTTGCTCCTGTAGATGAAGATGAGTGGAAAGAATTCTCGCAGCACGTTTGCTACCATCAAGGAAATTTTGATGACCTAGAAGCTTACAAGGGGCTATCAACTCGGTTAGCTGGCTTGCAAAAAGAAGGGATTGAGCAGAATCTTTTTTACCTATCTACTGCACCCAGTTTCTTTGGCCTGGTTACCA
It encodes:
- the pgl gene encoding 6-phosphogluconolactonase, producing MVKEFSFEKEEAWIESLLEHWQDYGSQCLAARGSFSVALSGGNSPLAFYRALAQINWTWDATELFIGDERRVPPEHPDSHYRNIWESFHPRRVKLHRWKTEESDLQKVAQIFEKNMSTILGRHPKFDLVLLGVGNDGHTASLFPESPALEVKNSYAVANPIQQQSTTRLTITYPVIERARQVWFLVKGQEKQLWIEKMKSSQDPTFPVTQAFRLSNQAHIFYCTR